ATCGATGTCTGGTGCTGACCGGTCTGCATTTCGAAGCGCCTTGTTCCGACGCGTGTTTCGTTCGGCCAAGCGTCTCGCGCCACGCGGATCGAAAAAGGCAAATTCTTCCTCCGGATGAGCAATCCCGAGCAATTACCCGTCCGGTTTTGTTGGTCGAAGAGCGTTGTAGCCGTGATACTGTGGGATATGGACTGCGATCGTGTCATGGAACCAGACGTCCAGTTCGTCGCAACTCCACCTCCGGCCACCGACTGGGATGCCGTGTTGCCTGACCTTGCGGGTTTCGGGTTTGGTGAAGACGGTGTTCAACCGATCCGGGTCG
This window of the Roseibium alexandrii DFL-11 genome carries:
- a CDS encoding Mu transposase C-terminal domain-containing protein → MNPKRTALGRLPTPFAGDFYAFKNVLNGLLRAYEVMPQSGALEGLSPRQRFEAHVRQGWAATVIDPDRLNTVFTKPETRKVRQHGIPVGGRRWSCDELDVWFHDTIAVHIPQYHGYNALRPTKPDG